The Ruminococcaceae bacterium BL-4 region GAAATGGGACACCCGGAGACTTTTCACGGGTATGGGCCGGAAGCTGGATATGAGTTTCTTCGAAAAGCAATCGTTACTCATGATTACAAAGGACTAGACATTTCAGAAGATGAAGTCTTTGTTAGTGATGGAGCTAAAAGCGATACAGGTTCTATCGGGGACATTTTTAGTGTTGATAATATCATTGCAGTTTGTGATCCCGTTTACCCTGTTTATGTAGATACCAATGTGATGGCCGGCAGAGCAGGAACTTATACAGAAGGAAAAGGTTGGAGCAAGATCGTTTATTTGCCCTGCAAAGAGGAAAATAACTTTTTGCCTCAGCTTCCAGAGCAGGACGTGGATATGATTTATCTTTGTTTTCCAAATAATCCTGCTGGTGTCAGCATTCCAAAAGCGGAACTCGAAAAATGGGTTCAGTATGCACTGGATCATCAGGCGGTTATCTTGTATGACGCAGCATATGAAGCATTTATCTCTACTCCTAATGTGCCGCACAGTATCTATGAGATTGAAGGCGCTAAGAAGTGTGCGATAGAGTTCCGTAGTTTCAGTAAAACCGCTGGGTTTACCGGAACCCGCTGTGCGTTTACAGTGATTCCAAAAGAGCTTGTGATTGATGGTATTTCTATGAATCGTCTTTGGAGTCGCCGCCAGTCCACAAAGATGAATGGTGTTTCTTATCCGATACAGCGCGGTGCAGAAGCTGTTTATTCTGAAGAAGGACAGAAATTGGTCCGTGAAAACATCGCCTATTATAAAGAAAATGCCCACATTATTGTAGATGGATTCAGAAAAGCTGGATTCACTGTTTATGGTGGTCAGGATAGTCCTTACGCGTGGCTGAAAGTTCCGGCAGGAATGACCAGCTGGGAATTTTTTGATCAACTTTTGGAAAAATGCGGTGTTGTTGGAACTCCCGGAAGCGGATTTGGAATGGCAGGAGAAGGATTTTTCCGCTTGACTGCATTTAATACCAAGGAGAACACGGAGAAAGCAGTTAAACTAATTGTAGATGCTTTTTCAAAAGGAAAATAGAGTTTACCTGTAAAGAGGGCCCCTGGTTCAAGGGCTCTCTTTGTGCGGAACTGGGAAATTTAAAGATGAGTTTAAAAGAATGGTTGGTGATTGAATGAAGGCATTACTAATGTTGGAAAACGGGATGACCTTTGAAGGAACCGGATTCGGCGATGAGCACAATGTTGTAAGCGAAATTGTTTTTAACAGTGCAATGTGCGGATATCCGGAGCTTCTTACGGATCCCTCTTATGCCGGGCAGAGTGTTGTGATGACTTATCCCATGATCGGAAATTATGGAATCTGTTATCAGGACGCTGAGTCTACACGTCCGTGGCTGAGTGCGTATATTGTCCATTCAGTTTCGAATGTAGCAAGTAATTTCCGCTGTGATATTGACTTGGATCATTATTTGAAGCGCTATCAGGTCCCCGGTCTACAGGGAATCGACACCCGTGCACTTACCAGAATTTTGCGGGAGAGCGGCACAATGCGCGGTATGATCGCATATGGCGATTCGATCGATCTCGGAGCGATGAAAGAGCAGATCGAGAATTTCAAAATGGAAAGCTATGTGCCGAAAGTTAGTATCCGCGGGGGCAAGATATACGGCGACGGCAGCGTAAAAATTGCGCTTATGGATTATGGTGTTAAAGGGAATATTATTCGCTGTTTAACAGAGCGCGGCGCAACAGTAAAATGTTTTCCTTGGGACGCTTCTTATGATGAAGTCAAAGCGTGGAAGCCGGATGGAATTATGTTAACCAATGGGCCTGGAGATCCGCAGGACTGCAGAAAGCCTATTGAAGAGATCAAACGGATTTATGCTTCCGGAACGCCGACCTTTGCAATTTGCCTGGGACATCAGCTAATGGCACTTGCCAACGGCGGAGGTACCTATAAATTGAAATATGGTCACCGTGGAATCAATCATCCGGTCAAGGACCTAAAAGCCAACAGAGTTTATATCTCTTCACAGAATCACGGCTTTGTCGTAGATGCTAAAACAATGGACCCAAAGATCGCTGAGCCAAGCTTTATTAGCATGAACGATGGCAGTATCGAGGGATTTGATTATAAGAACGGCCGAGTCTTTACCGTACAATTTCACCCGGAGGCAGCAGGTGGTCCACATGATACACGATTCCTTTTTGATCGCTTTATGAATCTGATTGGAGGTGCTGCCCTGTGAGTAAACGTCCGGAAATTAAAAAAGTAATTATCATTGGGTCCGGCCCTATTATTATCGGACAAGCGGCAGAATTTGACTATGCAGGAACGCAGGCATGCCGTGCGATTCGAGAAGAAGGAATAGAGGTCATTCTGATCAACTCCAACCCGGCGACGATCATGACCGATAAACAAATCGCCGATAAGGTATATATCGAACCTTTGACCATCGAAACTGTTAAGAAAGTAATCATTAAAGAAAAGCCTGACAGCATTTTACCGACGCTGGGTGGACAGAATGCATTGAACCTTGCAGTTGAGCTGGAGGAAAGCGGCTTCTTAAAAGAACATCATGTAGAAATGATCGGTACGAGCGCCGATACGATTCGTATGGCAGAAGACCGTGAACTTTTTAAAGAAGCAATGGAGCGAATTGACCAGCCGTGCGCGAAATCTGTAATTGCAGAGAGCCTTGATGAGTGTTTTGCTGCGGCTGATAAAATTGGGTATCCGGTTGTTGTGCGTCCCGCTTATACATTGGGCGGCAGCGGCGGCGGAATTGCCCATACGAAAGAAGAACTCGAAGAGATCGGAACACTTGGTCTGCACCGCAGCCGTGTACACCAGGTACTGATCGAGCGTTCTATCGAAGGCTGGAAAGAAATTGAGTATGAAGTAATACGCGACCATAATGGAAACTGCATTACCGTTTGCAATATGGAGAACTTTGATCCGGTTGGCGTTCATACCGGTGATTCCATCGTGGTAGCACCATGTCAGACGCTTGCCGATAAAGAAACACAGATGTTGCGTACTGCCTCTTTGAATATTATTCAGGAGCTCGGGGTCGAAGGCGGCTGTAATGTGCAGTTTGCGCTCAATCCGGACAGCTTCGAGTATTGTGTAATTGAAGTTAATCCCCGTGTAAGCCGCTCTTCTGCACTTGCAAGTAAGGCAACCGGGTATCCGATTGCAAAAGTAGCGAGTAAAATTGCTTTGGGCTACACTTTGGATGAAATTAAAAATGCAATTACGAAAAAGACGTATGCTTGCTTTGAGCCAACTTTGGACTATTGTGTTGTAAAGATCCCAAAATGGCCGTTTGATAAATTTGTAAATGCAAAGCGTGTGCTGGGTACGCAGATGAAAGCAACCGGCGAAGTGATGGGGATTGCCCCAACCTTTGAAGCAGCTTTAATGAAAGCAATTCGCTGTTTGGAGCAAAACCTTTTCAGCTTAAAGGATCATCGTCTGGATTCTTTCTCGGATGAAGAAATCTTGGAGCGGGTACACAATGTGGATGATCGTCGTCTGTGGACGGTAGCGGAAGCATTACGCCGTGGATATTCTCCGGAAAAGATTCATGACATCACCAAGATTGATCTCTGGTTTATCGGAAAGTTAACTGCAATTATCGAGATGGAAAAAGCACTTTCTGAACAGAAGATGACAAAAGAACTTTTGCTGAAAGCGAAAAGCATGGGATTTTTGGATCGTACAATTTCCGAGTTTTCCGGTGAATCTGTGGACGAGCTTCGAAAAATGCAGGACGAGTGGAAAATTGTTCCGGTTTATAAAATGGTAGATACTTGTGCTGCCGAGTTTGAAGCAGAGACACCCTATTATTATTCCACTTATGGAATTGAGAACGAATCTAAGCCTGAAAGCCGTCGTAAAAAGATTATAGTTGTTGGTTCTGGCCCAATTCGTATCGGACAGGGAATTGAATTTGATTTTTGTTCCGTGCACAGTGTGTGGGCATTAAAAGATCTTGGCTATGAGACGATTATCGTGAACAATAATCCCGAAACGGTTTCTACTGATTTTGATATTGCCGATAAACTTTACTTTGAACCGCTCACGGAAGAAGATATTCTTCATATCGTAAAATTGGAAAAGCCGGATGGTGCTGTCTGCCAGTTTGGTGGCCAAACAGCCATTCGTTTGGCAGCTTCTATCGAAAAGATGGGGGTTCCGGTTCTTGGTACCAGCAGTGACAGTATTGACCTTGCAGAGGATCGGGAACGGTTTGATGAAATCCTCAATGACTGTAAGATTCCTCGTGCGGCAGGGCATACAGTTTTTACCTGCGATGAGGCATTAAATGCAGCACATCAACTTGGTTATCCTGTTTTGGTTCGTCCAAGTTATGTTCTCGGCGGTCAGGGCATGCAAATTGCCTATGAGGATTCCGATATTATCAATCAGATTGGAATTATCAATCAGATTGCACAGGAACACCCGATTTTGGTTGATAAGTATATCATGGGAACTGAAGTGGAAGTTGATGCTGTCTGTGACGGAACCGATTCGGTAATCCCCGGAATTATGCAGCATGTTGAGCGTGCTGGGATTCATTCTGGTGACAGTATTTCCGTTTATCCTGCGATTGGAATCAGTGAAGAAGCACAGGAGACCATTGTTGAAGATACTCGTAAACTTGCAAAAGCTTTAAAGGTTAAAGGGCTTCTTAATGTTCAGTTTATTGTGAAAGATGAAGTCGTCTATATCATTGAGGCGAACCCGAGATCATCCAGAACGGTTCCTTATATCAGCAAAGTGACCGGAATTCCGATTGTGCCGCTGGCAGTGCGTACCTTCTTCGGAGAGACATTGCCGCAGATGGGTTATCAGTATGGCCTTCAGAAACCGCATGATTACATTGCCATCAAGATGCCGGTTTTCTCGTTTGAGAAGATTCATGGTGCTGATGTCAACTTGGGACCTGAAATGAAATCCACCGGCGAAGTTCTTGGAATTGCCCGCACTTATGATGAAGCACTGATCAAAGCGTTTTACGGCGCCGGAACACATATGATCAAGAATGGCCGTGTTATTATTACAGTGAAAAACAGTGATAAGGCGGAAGTTCTCCCGATTGCAAAGGGACTTTATGATCTGGGGTGGACGATTTATGCAACACAGGGGACTGCTGATTATCTTAATGATCATGAGATTCCGACGATTCGGACTCATAAAGTGGGAATGAATCAGCATGATATTATTAATCTGATCATGTCTGGAAAGATTGATTTAGTGATCAATACACCGAGCAAGGGCATGCAGCATGACCGGGATGGTTTCTTGATTCGCCGTAATGCGGTAGAAGCCGGAATCCCATGCCTGACGTCACTTGATACTGCAAATGCGTTTTTAACATGTGCACGCCATGTTGAAACGACGGAACTTTCCGTTGTGGATATTACGCATGTAAGCACATTTTTAAATTTAGTTTAAATAGGATCAATCATAGGATCAGTCAAACGATATTTTACTTTAACGGAGGTAAATGGAAATGGAAAAGAAAGAACAGTTGTACGAAGGAAAAGCCAAAAAGGTATTTGCAACCGATGACCCGAGATACTGCATTGTATCCTATAAAGACGATGCGACTGCATTTAACGGCAAAAAACATGGTACCATTGTTGGCAAAGGCGTTGTCAATAATAAGATGAGCAATTTTATGTTTAAAATGCTTGAAAAAGATGGCGTTCCAACCCACTACGTTAAAGAACTTTCCGACCGCGATACCCTGGTAAAAAAAGTACAGATCGTTCCGCTGGAAGTGATCGTCCGCAACGTTGCTGCGGGTTCTTTCTCCAAACGCCTTGGTGTGGAAGAAGGCAAAAAACTGCTTTGCCCGGTTTTGGAATTTTGCTATAAATCCGATCCGCTTGATGATCCGATGGTGAATGATTCTCATGTCCTTGCAATGGGCTGGGCGACTCAAGAAGAAATTTCTACCATCCGTAAGATGGCGCTGCGCATCAATGAGCTGATGAAAGAATTTTTCCTGTCTGTTGGAATTGATCTGATCGATTTTAAATTGGAGTTTGGTCGTTTTGAAGGCAAGATCCTTTTGGCTGACGAAATCAGCCCGGATACCTGCCGCTTCTGGGACGTCAAGACTCACGAAAAGCTTGACAAGGATCGTTTCCGCCGCGACTTGGGTGGTGTGGAAGAAGCTTATGCAGAAGTTATGAAGCGGATCGGCCTGTAAGATTTTATGAAAATCAGAAATCCCGCACCGGATATTTTTCCAGTGGGGGATTTCCCGATTTCCCAATAAAAACAAAAAGAAAGCCCCCAAAAATTCTGCAAATGAATTTTTAGGGGATTTCGTGATTGATTAGGATGGTGAGTTTTTGAACACGACACAGTTTCTTTATGACGATAAGCCACATGAGGAATGCGGCGTTTTCGGCATTAGTTGTCCAGATGGTGATGTCAATGTAGCCTATGCAGCGTACAATGCACTTTTGGCGCAGCAGCATCGCGGACAGGAAAGCTGCGGAATTGTAGTCAATGATCGCGGAGTATTCTCGTATTCAAAAGATATGGGATTAGTCTCAGAAGCTTTTAATACGCAAACATTGGACAGCTTCTCCGGCCAGATGGCTTGTGCACATGTGCGTTATTCGACGGCTGGTGCCAGTATTCGAGAGAATGCACAGCCCCTTGTAATGCGGTATGTGAAGGGAACTTTGGCAATTGCACACAACGGGACGCTGACAAACGCATATGAGCTTCAGCAGGATTTGGTGCAAAAGGGCTGCATTTTTCAGACAACAATCGACAGCGAAGTGATTGCATACCTGATTGCGCAGGAACGTGTAAACTGCGGTTCTATCGAAGAGGCAGTTCATCGTGCATTACCAAAGATTCAAGGGTCTTATTCATTGATTGTTATGAGCCCGCAAAAGTTGATTGCGGCTCGTGATCCTCATGGTTTCCGCCCGCTTGTTATCGGGAGAATCGGACATAAGACATATGTTTTTGCATCAGAAACTTGTGCCCTGGATGCAGTTGGAGCGGAATTTGTCCGTGATGTAGAACCCGGTGAGATTGTTATGGCGGATGCAAATGGGCTTAAGACAATTCACGATCCGGTCAATGTGAAAAAATCGCTTTGCGTATTTGAATATATTTATTTTGCGCGTCCGGACAGCGTAATCGATGGAATTAATGTTTATGAAGCGAGAAAACGTGCAGGACATCTGCTCTACCAGCAGAGCCCAGTGGATGCCGATATCGTAATCGGTGTTCCGGAATCGGGTATTGATGCAGCAATCGGTTATTCAGAGGCTTCTGGGATTCCTTATCAAAAGGGAATTGTTAAGAATAACTATATCGGCCGTACTTTTATTAAACCGACTCAGTTGGA contains the following coding sequences:
- the pyrAB gene encoding pyrimidine-specific carbamoyl-phosphate synthetase (large subunit) (Evidence 2a : Function from experimental evidences in other organisms; PubMedId : 216664, 6120161, 10732707, 23750951; Product type e : enzyme); protein product: MSKRPEIKKVIIIGSGPIIIGQAAEFDYAGTQACRAIREEGIEVILINSNPATIMTDKQIADKVYIEPLTIETVKKVIIKEKPDSILPTLGGQNALNLAVELEESGFLKEHHVEMIGTSADTIRMAEDRELFKEAMERIDQPCAKSVIAESLDECFAAADKIGYPVVVRPAYTLGGSGGGIAHTKEELEEIGTLGLHRSRVHQVLIERSIEGWKEIEYEVIRDHNGNCITVCNMENFDPVGVHTGDSIVVAPCQTLADKETQMLRTASLNIIQELGVEGGCNVQFALNPDSFEYCVIEVNPRVSRSSALASKATGYPIAKVASKIALGYTLDEIKNAITKKTYACFEPTLDYCVVKIPKWPFDKFVNAKRVLGTQMKATGEVMGIAPTFEAALMKAIRCLEQNLFSLKDHRLDSFSDEEILERVHNVDDRRLWTVAEALRRGYSPEKIHDITKIDLWFIGKLTAIIEMEKALSEQKMTKELLLKAKSMGFLDRTISEFSGESVDELRKMQDEWKIVPVYKMVDTCAAEFEAETPYYYSTYGIENESKPESRRKKIIVVGSGPIRIGQGIEFDFCSVHSVWALKDLGYETIIVNNNPETVSTDFDIADKLYFEPLTEEDILHIVKLEKPDGAVCQFGGQTAIRLAASIEKMGVPVLGTSSDSIDLAEDRERFDEILNDCKIPRAAGHTVFTCDEALNAAHQLGYPVLVRPSYVLGGQGMQIAYEDSDIINQIGIINQIAQEHPILVDKYIMGTEVEVDAVCDGTDSVIPGIMQHVERAGIHSGDSISVYPAIGISEEAQETIVEDTRKLAKALKVKGLLNVQFIVKDEVVYIIEANPRSSRTVPYISKVTGIPIVPLAVRTFFGETLPQMGYQYGLQKPHDYIAIKMPVFSFEKIHGADVNLGPEMKSTGEVLGIARTYDEALIKAFYGAGTHMIKNGRVIITVKNSDKAEVLPIAKGLYDLGWTIYATQGTADYLNDHEIPTIRTHKVGMNQHDIINLIMSGKIDLVINTPSKGMQHDRDGFLIRRNAVEAGIPCLTSLDTANAFLTCARHVETTELSVVDITHVSTFLNLV
- the purC gene encoding phosphoribosylaminoimidazole succinocarboxamide synthetase (Evidence 2a : Function from experimental evidences in other organisms; PubMedId : 2495272, 9683488, 10784038, 12787499, 26118696; Product type e : enzyme), yielding MEKKEQLYEGKAKKVFATDDPRYCIVSYKDDATAFNGKKHGTIVGKGVVNNKMSNFMFKMLEKDGVPTHYVKELSDRDTLVKKVQIVPLEVIVRNVAAGSFSKRLGVEEGKKLLCPVLEFCYKSDPLDDPMVNDSHVLAMGWATQEEISTIRKMALRINELMKEFFLSVGIDLIDFKLEFGRFEGKILLADEISPDTCRFWDVKTHEKLDKDRFRRDLGGVEEAYAEVMKRIGL
- the dapL gene encoding LL-diaminopimelate aminotransferase, with the protein product MVKANENLAKLPASYLFVDIAKKVEAFQKAHPEKEIIRLGIGDVTRPLVRPVVDAIKKAAEEMGHPETFHGYGPEAGYEFLRKAIVTHDYKGLDISEDEVFVSDGAKSDTGSIGDIFSVDNIIAVCDPVYPVYVDTNVMAGRAGTYTEGKGWSKIVYLPCKEENNFLPQLPEQDVDMIYLCFPNNPAGVSIPKAELEKWVQYALDHQAVILYDAAYEAFISTPNVPHSIYEIEGAKKCAIEFRSFSKTAGFTGTRCAFTVIPKELVIDGISMNRLWSRRQSTKMNGVSYPIQRGAEAVYSEEGQKLVRENIAYYKENAHIIVDGFRKAGFTVYGGQDSPYAWLKVPAGMTSWEFFDQLLEKCGVVGTPGSGFGMAGEGFFRLTAFNTKENTEKAVKLIVDAFSKGK
- the pyrAA gene encoding pyrimidine-specific carbamoyl-phosphate synthetase (small subunit, glutaminase subunit) (Evidence 2a : Function from experimental evidences in other organisms; PubMedId : 1709162, 11390694, 23750951; Product type e : enzyme) is translated as MLENGMTFEGTGFGDEHNVVSEIVFNSAMCGYPELLTDPSYAGQSVVMTYPMIGNYGICYQDAESTRPWLSAYIVHSVSNVASNFRCDIDLDHYLKRYQVPGLQGIDTRALTRILRESGTMRGMIAYGDSIDLGAMKEQIENFKMESYVPKVSIRGGKIYGDGSVKIALMDYGVKGNIIRCLTERGATVKCFPWDASYDEVKAWKPDGIMLTNGPGDPQDCRKPIEEIKRIYASGTPTFAICLGHQLMALANGGGTYKLKYGHRGINHPVKDLKANRVYISSQNHGFVVDAKTMDPKIAEPSFISMNDGSIEGFDYKNGRVFTVQFHPEAAGGPHDTRFLFDRFMNLIGGAAL
- the purF gene encoding glutamine phosphoribosylpyrophosphate amidotransferase (Evidence 2a : Function from experimental evidences in other organisms; PubMedId : 9683488, 10049369, 12787499, 16321950, 17981983; Product type e : enzyme); its protein translation is MNTTQFLYDDKPHEECGVFGISCPDGDVNVAYAAYNALLAQQHRGQESCGIVVNDRGVFSYSKDMGLVSEAFNTQTLDSFSGQMACAHVRYSTAGASIRENAQPLVMRYVKGTLAIAHNGTLTNAYELQQDLVQKGCIFQTTIDSEVIAYLIAQERVNCGSIEEAVHRALPKIQGSYSLIVMSPQKLIAARDPHGFRPLVIGRIGHKTYVFASETCALDAVGAEFVRDVEPGEIVMADANGLKTIHDPVNVKKSLCVFEYIYFARPDSVIDGINVYEARKRAGHLLYQQSPVDADIVIGVPESGIDAAIGYSEASGIPYQKGIVKNNYIGRTFIKPTQLERERSVRLKLNLIPDAFRGKRVVMLDDSIVRGTTCAHIVTMLKKAGAKEVHLRISSPPFLWPCYYGTDIPDKSNLIACHHTVEEIGKMSFADSIDYLHVENLPAMLGIKDGFCDACFSGHYPAPTPDFNIADKMNDYCRPIQKIK